The Juglans regia cultivar Chandler chromosome 16, Walnut 2.0, whole genome shotgun sequence nucleotide sequence TTTTTCAGGCTACAACATTCAGATGCCACACAAGTACTTGCAAAGATCCAACTTCTGCATAATATATTAATCCAAGTCCTTATGAGCACAGCTCCTTCTTCATATATAGAAACACTAATGAATCATTTTGGGTGTTCCTCAATTCCTGATCACCACCAATATCTGTATGAGTTCCTGCAAATGAATTCCAATCTTGAAGCTCTTGAAAATGGCTCAATTATTGGTTTGCCCCCACAAATCACTGCTCAAATGCAGTCCAATCTTCCAAACTATGAAGTTTATCAGCAACCACAATCCAGTGTTAATGCTCAGCCTGTAAATGGCTTGGAAATTTATATGAGCAATAACAGTGATTGTGATGATCATGACCTGCAACTTGCTGCAGAATATTATTCTTTCCCACCTTCAAATGATATTCATCGATATCCTAACAGCTTGGTTTCAGCTTCACCCGAGTGTTGTTCAATTGTCAGCCAAATCGAAAACAAGCTTAACTCAAACGATATATCTAACTGCCAGCTGCCTTCATCCAGTACTACTTCAACCACCTTTGAACCTTTGGGAGATATCATGGAGAATGAAGCAAGCGACTCTTACT carries:
- the LOC108997246 gene encoding transcription factor MYB53-like; this encodes MMGRSPCCNENGLKKGPWTPEEDQKLVDYIQKHGHGSWRALPKLAGLKRCGKSCRLRWANYLNPDIKRGKFSEDEQQIIINLHAVLGNKWSVIASHLPGRTDNEIKNFWNTHFKKKLLQMGIDPVTHRRRTHHDLINVLSNLPQWLAAAAANLANLSTHPNWDDNFFRLQHSDATQVLAKIQLLHNILIQVLMSTAPSSYIETLMNHFGCSSIPDHHQYLYEFLQMNSNLEALENGSIIGLPPQITAQMQSNLPNYEVYQQPQSSVNAQPVNGLEIYMSNNSDCDDHDLQLAAEYYSFPPSNDIHRYPNSLVSASPECCSIVSQIENKLNSNDISNCQLPSSSTTSTTFEPLGDIMENEASDSYWKDFIDEHVVSL